The Paenibacillus sp. FSL W8-0426 region CGTCGTGGCGGCCGATGGCGAAATTCACGACGATTATCGCATTGATTACCTGAAGCGGCACATTGCCGAGATGGGCGAAGCGATTCAGGACGGCGTCGATATTATCGGTTATACGAGCTGGGGACCGATCGATATCGTCAGCGCCTCTTCCGGCGAGATGAAGAAACGCTACGGTTACATCTACGTGGATCGCGACAACGCCGGTAATGGGGATTTGAAGCGGATCAAGAAGAAAAGCTTCCATTGGTACAAAAAAGTGATCGCATCCGGAGGAACGGATCTGGAGGCATAGGCGATCGCCGGTTCAATTTGGAAGGTTCGTCGTACCTGGCGAATCTTCTGGGTTTCGGACTTCCGGTGAAAGCGTTGACATCCTTGCGAGTTCGCGCTATACTTGACGCAATTATATCGTTATGGGATTGTTACTACACAAGTGTAGGCAAAACCTAAGCATCCAAAAGCAGACGTCGGAGGCTTTTTCAGGCATTTCGGCCGATCTTGGTCTCATGGGTTTGTTTTCCCGTGCAGCGAGTTCGCCGCGCCGTATGAAAGGTTACGACTTGCCGCGAATGACGTTCGCCTGAACGTTTTTTCCTTTGCGATGCTTGAGGTTTTTTTTGCGTGCCCGGGTAACGATGGTTTGCAGTTACGAGTGGATCGTGAATGGGGGATGGAAGTGAAAATAGCCAAGGTCATCAACAACAATGTAATCAGCATCTATCAGGCAGACGGGGCTGAGCTTGTCGTTATGGGGCGCGGAATTGCCTTCAAGAAAAAGCCGGGAGACAGAGTAGACGAGACCCGCATTCAGAAGGTGTTTGCCCTGAAGAACAAGCAGACCTCCGACAATTTCAAAATGCTGCTGCGCGAGGTTCCGATCGAGCTGGTCGAAATCGTCGAAGAGGTCATCACGCACGCGAGAGATAACATGGGCAGAAACCTGAATGAAAACATCTATGTATCCTTGACGGACCACATCAATTTTGCGATAGAACGATACCGCGAAGGCGTCGAGATCAAAAATGCGATGCTGTGGGAAATCAAACAGCTGTACAAGTCCGAATTCGCGCTTGGACTGCGCACGCTGGAACAGATCAAGTCCCGGCTCGGGTATGAGCTTCCGCAGGACGAAGCGGCCTTTATCGCGCTGCATATCGTGAATGCCGAAATGAATGAAGAAGTCGTGACCACGATGAACATGACCAAATTCATTCAGCAAATTATCAATATTGCGAAATACCATTTCAAGATGGAGTTCGATGAGGAATCGCTCAGTTATTACCGCTTCATTACCCACTTGAAATTTTTCTCGCAGCGTGTGCTGAACGGAACGCATTACGACAATAACTACGACCACTTCTACGACATGATCAAGGAGAAGCATCGGGAAGCGGCGGCATGCACGGAAAAGATCGAAATGTTCGTCAAAAAGGAATATGACCACGAGCTGACGAACGAGGAAAAGCTGTATCTGACCGTGCACATTGAACGAGTGGTTAATCGTTAATAAATAATTGTTGACAGAAATGGTTAAATAATTATATTATGTGATTAACAGGAATTAAATACGATTGAACTGGGATTGTTACTGGTTATGCAGGCAAAACCTAAGCCATGAGAAGGTGTATGCTCGTTTGGGCACCTTTCTTCAAGGCTTAGGTTTTTTGCGTGCAAAAAAATCGAAATACGCCTGTCGCAGAAAACATGGGGGTGCAGAGGATGAGTCATGAAAAGCTGGCCAAAGAAATCGTACAGCTGGTCGGTGGGGAGAAAAACGTCGTTTCCCTGGTGCATTGCGCAACGCGTTTGCGGTTTGTACTGAAGGACGACGCCAAAGCCGACAAAGCAACATTGGAAAAAACGGAAGGCATCATTGCCGTGAAAGAAAACGGAGGACAATTTCAAGTCGTCATCGGCAACACGGTGCCTGAGGTGTATAGTGCCATCGGCAAAGTCAGCAACATTCTGGACGATGGCGATTCCAAAGAAAAAAAGGGCAAGTCCATTAAAGGCCTTGGTGGCATTATCGACGTCATTTCGAGCATCTTTGCTCCACTGCTCGGCGTTATGGCCGGAGCCGGGATTTTAAAAGGGCTGCTGCTGATTGCCACCAACGCCGGCTGGCTCGCAACGACGGATACAAGCTACATCATTCTGTACGCGGCTGCGGATAGCCTGTTTTATTTCCTGCCGCTGCTGTTAGCGGTTACAACTTCGCGTAAGTTCCAGGGCAACACCTTTGTCGCGTTGACGATCGCAGGCGCACTGATCTATCCGACCATCATTACGTTAAAAAATGAAGGCACGCCAACCGACTTTTTCGGCATTCCGGTGGTCCTGATGAGTTATTCATCCACGGTCATTCCGATCATCATTTCGGTTATCGTGATGAGTTTCCTGGAGAGATGGCTGAACAAAGTCATTCATCAAAGCGTCAAAAACTTCATTACGCCATTGCTGCTGTTAGTGATTATGGTTCCGCTGACGCTGATTGCGTTCGGACCGTTCGGCGTATACGTCGGTAATGCCATTGCATCTGCGCTGGTAGCCGCATTTGGTTTCAGTCCGCTGCTGGCTGGAGCGGTCATGGGTGCGGGCTGGCAGCTGTTCGTCATCTTCGGCGTGCACTGGGGCTTGGTGCCGATCTTCATCAACAACGTTGCGGTTCACGGCCGCGACGGCATCAAACCTGCCGCAACGGCATCCGTATTCGCCCAAACGGGCGCGGCTTTTGGAGTCATGCTTAGAACGAAAAACAAAAAGCTGAGAACCCTGGCCGGGTCCTCTACGCTCACGGCTCTGTTCGGCATCACCGAACCGGCCATCTACGGGGTAACGCTGCCCCTGAAACGGCCATTCATCGCAGGTATTATCGGCGGAGCGATCGGGGGAGCGATCATCGGCCAAGCGGGAACCCAAGCGTTTGCATCCGGTGCGCCGGGACTGCTCACGCTGCCGATCTTCTACGGTCCAGGTGGACAAGGCTTCCCGGGCCTGATTATCGGGATCGTCGTTTCCTTTATCGTTTCGGCCGTATTGACGTATATTATGGGCTTCAAAGATCCGGTGGAGGAAGAAGCGGCCAAAGGCGAAACAGCCAATAAATCCGCATCATCCGCACAAGCATCGACATTGACTGCTGCGGCAGACCAACTGGTGCTTAGCCCGATCCAAGGTACGATCGTGGATCTCGCAGAAGTTCCGGACCCGGCATTTTCGTCCGGTGCGATGGGGCAGGGCGTTGCCATCGAGCCAAGCGTAGGCAGAGTGGTTGCTCCGTTCGACGGAACGGTAACTGTAGCCTTTAAGAAGAAACACGCATTGGCGGTCGTATCCGACAGCGGGGCTGAAATCCTGGTGCATGTCGGCGTGGACACCGTCAAGCTGGACGGACAGCATTTTGTGTCCCATATCAAGGAAGGAGACCGTGTAAAGGCAGGAGACCTGCTGCTCGAGTTCGACATCGCACAGATCAAGGCTGCCGGATACCATACGGTTACGCCGATTATCGTCACGAATTCTGCAAACTATGAACAAGTATTGCCTGCAAGCACGGGAGAGGTTCAGACGCAGGAGCCGCTCTTGAGCCTTCACGCTTCGAAATAGTTAGCATCTCAAATGTACAGCCATTTCCTAACTCGACAAACTTCGGTTTGTTCGGTAGGGAATGGCTTTCTTTATCGTTGAAGGCGAGAAGACTCCCTCCTCAAAAGCGTCAGCTTTAGGTGGGGGATGATAGCCATCTTTTGTATTCGGAACCGAACATATGTGCTATAATAATTGCAAGGAACGGAGGTGTATGGCATGCTCTTCCATAAAGCATACAAGTATCGGATCTACCCCGATCGTAAACAGCAGCAGTGGATCCATCAGATGTTTGGATGTTGCCGTTTTGTGTTCAACTATTTTCTGGGACAATGGAAGGATACGTTGGCTGCTACGGGCAAGGGCTTGTCGTACCATGCTTGTGCCACTCAGCTTCCAGATCTAAAGCAAGAACATCCTTGGTTGAAAAAAACGGATAGTATTGCTCTACAATCGGCTGTTCGGCATGTAGCCGATAGCTTTGATCGTTTTTTCAAGAAGCAGACGCAGACTCCGCTTTTCAAAAACCGTAAACATCCGGTGCAAAGCTACACTACCCGATATACGAATGGAAATATCGCTGTGAATGGGAGGAAGCTGAAGCTCCCCAAGCTGGGTGGCTGCGGTTTGCAAACTCCCGCCCCTGTGAAGGACGCATTCTCTCGGCGACGGTACGGCGAAATGCCGCGGGGAAGTATTTTGTTTCGCTCGTCTGTAAAGTGGAGATGGAGCCCTTACCGCATAACGAGAAGTCGGTAGGGATCGATCTGGGACTTAAAACGTTTGCGGTATCCTCCGAGGGTATGCGGGATACTCATCCGAAAGCCTGGAGCCGATATGAAAAGAAGTTGGCAAGCTGGCAGCGGAGGCTGGCCCGGCGTACGAAAGACGGTTCCAATGGGCAAAAAGCCAAACGGAAGATCGCCCTGATCCACGAGAGAATGGTGAATATCCGCCATGACTTTTTGCACAAGCTGTCCACCAAGCTGATTCGTGAAAACCAAACGATCAGTACCCTAGGACTTAAAGGTGTCTAACATGCTCAAGAATCACAAGCTGGCCAAATCGATTGCCGATGCGTCCTGGAGTGAGTTCAGAAGGCAGCTCACGTATAAAGCGGAATGGTACGGGCGCACCCTCAAGATTGCGATTACGTTTGCTCCGACAAGTCAAACCTGCCATGTATGCGGAGTGCTACACCGAGAAGTGAAAGATCTTGCGGTACGGCAATGGGTGTGTCCATCCTGCCAGACCCTCCATGATCGGGATGTCAATGCAGCCCGAAACATTAAGGATGTTGCCATGTAGATCGTCATATCGCCCGAGAACTGTGGGGACCACAGGGATCGCTTGGTCCACTTCGAACCAAGAGGTTCGATTACCCAAGAATCCCCCACTTCAAGCGAAGGCTAAGTGGTGGGAGTGTTCAATTGGAAAACATGATATCATTCAGAAGACCGCTTCAAGGTTGAATCATCTGGCAACTGGACTATTTTACATAAAGGGAGCCATTCTAATGAAGGAATACTTACAAAACATCGAACAGTGGTTAAGTGCGAATGCAGACAAGATTATTGAAAGTTCGTTGCAACCTCCGGCAAGCGAGCTTCAACTGTTAGAATTGGAAGCTGAACTAGGGAAAGCTTTGCCGAACGACTTTAAGCAGCTTTATTTGTGGAAGAATGGATTAACGGACGATGAAAATCTAGGCAGCTTATTTTATGGAATGGACTTTTATCCATTAGATCGGGTTAGGCAAGAATTTGACAGAAGAAGGGAATCTGACGGGAACTCCAATTTTGAACTGTTGACCGTCGACAAGGAGATTGATCCTTCCAACATGTATAATTCCGATTGGCTGCAGCTGGGCTTTGACGGATCGCACACCGGGTTGTTTCTGGATTTAGCACCCTCGATAGATGGACAATATGGACAGGTTATATTCATTGATGATGAATACCGCGTGGGGATTCTGGTAGCATCTACGATTAGAGAACTGGTAGCCCACTTCTCAAATGACCTCGTGAATGGACTATATCGCTTGGATGACGACGCATTGGATGAAGAGAATCATTACTTGGTGCCCGATGGGAAAATCAGCCTTGTGAACTGGAAAAATAGCGAAAGATGGGCTCGTTCATGAACGGCTTTTGACTTTTTTTCGTTGGAAAAATATAATATAGTTATTATTTCAATTGACATACGGAAGGAGCATAGACCGAAAATGACACATGCGATGAGACTGCGTTTCCTGACTTTGACCCGCTAATTAAATATGGTCAAGGCTCTGTTCGTTTGATCGGATCAGAGTAAACGGAATCAGTCTGTCCTTTTTTTCGGAAATGCTCATTTTAAATATAAGGGATAACGATGTCTTATTCCCGTTTACGTTGAATCGCAGGCGATGGTTTGCGATTTTTTGCGTTTTTTATCCATGCAGCGTTAAAAGCTCAAAACAAATCCAAGGACAGGAGGCACGTAAATGTTCAAAATGATGTTGTTGTTCTATTGATACGGGTCGGCACGAATCGGCTCGTATCGATACAGCGCTATCGATACGAAATATCAAACATTTCGGAGGTAGCGAAGATGGAAAAAATGTGTTTTGAAGTGGAACAAGTGGAGATCTCCTTTCAGGATAGAGTGTTACTGAATATTGAACGCTTGGCCGTGCATCAGTTTGACCGGATCGGGATCGTGGGGAGAAATGGCCAAGGCAAGAGCACGCTGCTTAAATTGCTTGCAGGACGGCTCATGCCAACAGCGGGCAGGGTAAAGCGTTATGTGGACTTTGGATACTTGGAGCAGATGGCCGCACCTGAAGATAAAAGTGAGATGGAGATTGATGCCAAATTGCTTTCGAGGCTGGCGATCCCGTCCCATTCTGGTTTAAGCGGCGGCGAAGAAACGCGGTTGAAGTTGGGGAATTTGCTGGCGCATTACCATGAGGCTTTACTGATCGATGAGCCCACCACGCATCTGGATCGTGACGGCATTGCTTTTATGATGGATGAGCTGCGGTTCTACTATGGTGCATTGATTCTCGTCAGCCATGATCGCGCGGTGCTCGATGAGCTCGTAACAACGATCTGGGAGGTCGAAGACGGCCAAGTGCATGTGTACACCGGAAACTATAGCGACTATAAAGCCCGTAAACAGCTGGAACATGAACAGCAAAATCAGGCATACGACCAATACGTGAAGGAAAAGAGGCGGCTCGAACGCGCTGCGCAGGACAAAATGGAGAAGGCAGCAAAAGTGACCCAGCCAGGCCGCACTTCGAAACGGGAAGCCAAGGCCAAGGCCAATCGCATGTTTGAGACGAAGTCAAAAGGAACAAGCCAAAAAGCGGTTCATCGCGCGGCCAAAGCCATCGAGCAGCGAATGGATCGGCTGCAGGAGGTTCACAAAGTTCAGGATCGCCAGCCCCTTGTCTTTCGTCAATCCGCTGCGCTGAAGCTGCATAACCGTTTTCCGATCATGGCAGATCGTTTGACCCTTTCGGTGGAGGGTAAAATGCTGCTACACAATGCAAGCTTCCAGATTCCTTTGGGGAGCAAAGTAGCCATTACGGGCGCAAACGGCAGCGGCAAGAGCACGCTGCTTAACCATATCGCCAAGGGAGGGCAAGGAATCATGTTGTCCCCCAAAGCCCGGATCGGGTATTTTCGGCAAATGAGTTATCGTTTTACGGCCGATGAAGGTATCCTGGCATTTTTGCACAAACGGACTACGGCCGAGGAAAAGCAAATCAGATCCGTGCTGCATGCGATGCGATTCAGTCATGCGGACCTGCAGCGCAGCGTGATGACCCTGAGCGGAGGTGAAGCGATCCGGCTTCAGCTGTGCCGGCTCTTTCTGGAGGAGTATAATATTTTACTGTTGGACGAACCGACGAATTTCCTGGATGTAGACGCCCTCGAGGCATTGGAGAACTTTGTGAAAGCTTATGAAGGAACGCTGATCTATGTAACGCACGATCAAGCGTTTGTACGCCATACCGCTGATATGGTTCTCCACATGGAGCAGGGCAGGTTAAGGCAGTAGGAACGAATAAGCTTCATCAATGCTTGTCAGACATGGAAGCCGCCAGCGTGAGTGCTGTCGGCTTTTTATGGCGATGTTCGCTGGAGGGTCCCTCCATCGTTCATGAAACATCGGTTGCGTCTGTCCGGAACCCGTATGTTTCTGTATGGAATCCGCAACGATTGGGATAAAATGGTTGACTCGATCCTGTGAATTAACTAATGTAGGGTTATCGCGGTTGGAACATAGAGGAGGCGCAATGAAGCTAAGGTCCCTTTCTTTCTTATGGAAACTGTTATTGTTCTCGATTGTAATAGGCACGCTGCCCGTGATTGTGCTGGGCGCTTTTTCATATTACAATTCTTCGCAAACCGTGCAAGAAAAGGTGAATGAGGGCAACAAACTGTTGTTGCGGCAAATGCAAACAGGCGTCGAGCAGATGCTCCGGACGGTGGATAACTCGGCAACGCAGTTTTTGCAATCCCCGGTGGTTAATCAGGTGTTTGCGAAGCCGATTACCAATCAGGATTTTGAAATGGTTCATGAATTATACAAAGGCATTGCCACGATTCAAACCTATGAGCTGGGCATCCGGGAAATTTATTTGTATAGTCTGGATCATCATTGGATGGTGACGAGCACCGGCGTGAATGAATATGCATCTCCGGGCTTTGGACCACAGCTCGAATCTTTCTCCCGTGAGCAGCCAGGCTCTTTTTGGAGTATGGTGCGATCCAATGATGCGGTGGATTCTGCGGGAGCCGTGTTTTTTGTAAAAAAGGTACCGTTTAATGCAGCAAATCCGAAAGGCATCATTGGCGTTGAACTGTCCCCGGACGTCATCCCAAGAAGAATGGCTGTTCAGAACGGTAATTTGGGAAACGCTTTCATATTGGATCAAAGCTTTCATCCGATCACGGTAGGAAATAGGGACATGGTACCCGTAAATGGCAGCGACGAATCCTATTTGCAGCAGCTTCAGGAAACGAAGTCGGCCGCAGGGCAGTATGTTTCCAAGCTGGAAGGCAAGGCGGTAACCGTCACTTATCGCAAATCGTCCTACAATGGCTGGATTTACGTGTCTGTTGCATCGAACGAACAGATCAATGAACAGAACCGGATTATCGGATGGATTACCTTGCTCGTCTGTTTGGCTATTTTGGCCATGACGTTGATTCTTGCCTGGTTTGGTTCCAGACGGATGTACCGTCCGATCCGTTCCATCCACGCAGCGCTGGCGGCCATTGGCACTGCGCGAGAGTGGGAGGAGCCTCTCGGGGAGCTGCAGGTGATCGGAGAACGCGTGAATGATTTAATACGCAACCAATCACATATGATGAACGAGCTTCAAGGGCAGCAGATACAGCTTAAAGAATTTTTCATGCATAAGCTGTTGGCTGGAGAGATTGGTCATGCAGACTTTGAAGAAAAATTGGGTTGGTACGGAATCGGCCAGGCGTGGCCGTGCATGAGTTTGCTCGCGATTCAGATCGATACGTTGCAGGATACCCGTTATGAAGAGGCAAATCGGGATTTGCTTATGTTTGCCATCAATAACATGGTTGGTGAACTGGTACCGCAGGCGAACCGATTGGAGCCGGTTGTTATAACGGACATGCAAGTCACTTTGCTGGGTTCAAGCAAAACAGGCCAAGAATTGAAGGAAGAACTGTTTATATTGGCGACGGGAATTCAAAGGACAGTCTCCAAGTATTTAGGGATTAAAGTGAGCATCGGAATAAGTCGACCGTTCGGTTCGTTTGCACGAACTCGGGAAGCATTGCATGAATCTGAGACGGCGCTTAAATTCAGCGTAGGACTTGGACAGGAATCGATTTTGTTCATTGAGGATGTGCAGCCGAAGACCCATGATGTGGGCATGTTCCCTCAAGACAAGGAACAAGCTTTATTTGATGCCATGCGGTCAGGCAACATCGTGCAGGCAGAGATCGAATTGAAACAATTCATTATGGAGCTTTTTCCGTCAAATACGTCATTCCAGGATTACCACTTGTCTTTGCTGCGTTTGTTGGTCGACATTCTCCGTTTCGGTCATGAACTGTCCATCTCGGCGGAAAGCACAACGGAAGACGAGTCTTCGCTGATCCAATCCTTGTTCAAGCTGCGCAATGTCAAAGAGATCGAGCACTGGTTCTGGTCATTGTTTGTTGAACCGTATACATGTGAGCTGGAGCGTCGTCGCGAAACGCAATTCAAACATATTTCAGAAGCCGTCATCGATATGATTCATCGTGAATATGACCATGATCTGACGCTGGAAAACTGTGCTGCCCGGATCAACTACCATCCTCATTACGTGAGCCGTGTGTTCCGTCAGGAGACAGGAATCAATTTTGGGGAATATTTGACGCAATATCGAATGGATATGGCCAAAAAGTGGTTAAAAGAGACCGATATGAAGATTTCGGAAATTGCAGAACGATTGCAGTACAACAACTCCGCCAACTTCATCCGTTCTTTTCGGAAAATTGTAGGGATGACACCTGGAAAGTTCAGGGGAGAGAGCTAGTGTGATCATCGTTGCCAGTAGAGTAGAAGAAAAAGCCCCATGGAATCGGCAATCTCCGATTGATGGGGCAGTTGCGTTTGTCTGGAATCTCGGTTTCCAATGATCTATTTGGTGGATTTGGCGTACTCCGCATTGATTTCTTCAATAATTTTGCTGCCGCCGCTTTGCAGCCACTGATCGACTGCTTTTGACCAATCGGCCTCGCTGGCCGTACCCATGATGAATTTGACGGTCGCGTCCTGAATGATTTTATTCAGTTCATTGCCGAGTTCGATGGCCGTATTCGAGATGAACGGTGCAGCAGGATTGGGTATGGCAAACGTAGCATTGTCCTTGAACAATTCCACGCTGCGCTTTTCCAGCTCGGTGCCGTAGTTTTCAACCTCGTTCTGCAAAATCATGAACTGGCTGCTGTCCGTCATTTCGGCCCGCAATTTCGGGTCCGGGTTCTGTACGTATTCCCCATTTTCAATCGTAAACTGTTTGCCTTCGATGCCGTAACGGAGCAGGTTTTGAATGTCTTTTTCAGACACGCTGTCGAAGTAGGCAAGAATTTGTTTGAGTTCTTCTTCCGTTTTCACGCTTGTTTTCGGGATCATATACATGCCCAAATAACCTGTTCCCGCTCGTGTAGCATCCCCATTTGGTCCGGCGATCCGGTTGATCAGCTGTATTTTAGCCTCGGGAGTCACTTTCTTGATATTGTCTTCAATGTTTTTGCCGTCAACCATGTTGTCGATCCATAGCCCGGCTTTGCCTTTATACATCACGGATCGCCCGTCTTGAACAAGCGCGAAATCCTGATTGATGAGTTTTTCATCATACAGTTTCTTATAGAACTTCAATGTTTCCAAATAGGCTTCGGTCATATGAGCGGGAATCAATTGGCCGTCTTTCAACTCCCATTCGTTGGGACCTCCGAGAAATACAAGCACATCCTTGAAGCCTGCGATATTGTTTCCCTGCATACCGACGGCAAGCCCGACTGTATCCTGGCGGCCGTTTAGATCCGGGTCCTCCGTGGCAAACGCTTTCAATACATCGTAAAGTTCATCTACGTTTGTCGGGGCATCCAATCCAAGGTGCTCAAGCCAATCTTGGCGAATCATTAACCCGAAGCGGGCGATATCCCGCTCACGGTAAAGGCCGTAAATTTTGTTGTCGATGGATGAATTGCTCAGTACGGTTTCGGACATCTTGCTCAAATTCGGGTAATCTTTCAAATAAGGTCCAAGCTCCCAGAACATGCCCGACCTGGCGGCATTCACGATAAAGGAGGCTTTGGGCTCCAAAGCTACGAAAGTTTTCGGAAGCTCGCCCGATGCCACGGTAGCGCTCAGTTTGTCCGTGTAGGACGAAGAGGGCACCCAAGATACGGTTAAATCGGTATTCGTTTTTTCCTCCAGTGTGGTGAGAATGGAACTGTTTGTGCTCATTTGCTCTGCACTATACGTAGGCAGCATCATCGTTAAGGCAAGTGGACCTGGGCTGCTTGAGCCCTGTTCTCCTTGGGTAGAAGCGGGTTCGTTTCCGCCGCAAGCGGTCACGGTCATAAGCATTGTTGCGATCAGAGCAGACGTAGCCAGCCGTGCTTTCCGATATCGTTTGTTCATCTTATTTCCCCCTACAACATAATGGTTGAATGAGCTGAATTCATTCGGGAGCGGTTAGCCTTTCACGGAGCCCAGCAAGACCCCTTTGGCAAAATGCTTTTGCAAAAACGGATACACCAGCAAAATCGGCAGCGTGGATACGACAATGACCGCCATCTTGATGGATTGTTCCGGCGGCGATACGTAATCCGACTCCATGGCCGCGGAATCCCCGATTCCGCCCGAAGCCAAAATGACGAACTGCCGCAACAAAACCTGTATGGGCCATTTGGCATTATCGTTGATATAGAGTACGGCGCTGAAATACGTGTTCCAGTGACCTACGGCGTAGAACAACGAGAAGGTCGCAATGGCAGGCATGGAAAGCGGGATCACGATCCGAAAGAACACGCCGAGATCGTTACATCCATCGATTTTGGCCGATTCCTCCAGGCTTTCGGGGAGCTGCTGGAAAAAGTTGCGGATAATGATCAGGTTAAATGCACTGATTGCTCCCGGAATGAGCAAAGACCAATACGTATCGATCATGCCCAGTTGTTTAACTACGAGGAATGTGGGAATCATGCCGCCGCTGAACAGCATCGTGAATACGACCAGCACCAGAATCGGTTTGCGAAAATCCATGTCTTTGCGCGCCAACGGATAGGCCATCAAGCAGGTAAAGAAGATGTTAATCAACGTGCCGAATGCCGTAATGTAAATGGTCACGAACAGGCTTTTGACAAGGGTAGGGGTAGAGAAGATGTACCTGTATGCATCCAGTGTAAACTCTGTTGGGAACAAAATGAAGCCGCGAAGCAGCAATTCCTTCTGTGTGGCGAAAGAACCGGCAACCACGTAAATGAAAGGAAGCACGGTTAACAAAGCAAATGCGGCCAATAACGCGATATTCAAACTGTCAAAAATGCGGCTTCCCAAGCTGGGTTTGATCATCATTCTTTCCATGCTC contains the following coding sequences:
- a CDS encoding carbohydrate ABC transporter permease, with the translated sequence MMIKPSLGSRIFDSLNIALLAAFALLTVLPFIYVVAGSFATQKELLLRGFILFPTEFTLDAYRYIFSTPTLVKSLFVTIYITAFGTLINIFFTCLMAYPLARKDMDFRKPILVLVVFTMLFSGGMIPTFLVVKQLGMIDTYWSLLIPGAISAFNLIIIRNFFQQLPESLEESAKIDGCNDLGVFFRIVIPLSMPAIATFSLFYAVGHWNTYFSAVLYINDNAKWPIQVLLRQFVILASGGIGDSAAMESDYVSPPEQSIKMAVIVVSTLPILLVYPFLQKHFAKGVLLGSVKG